One part of the Solanum dulcamara chromosome 3, daSolDulc1.2, whole genome shotgun sequence genome encodes these proteins:
- the LOC129882011 gene encoding uncharacterized protein LOC129882011, with protein NNNNNNNNNNNNNNNKNNNNNNNNKNNNNNNNNNNNNNNNNNNNNNINNNNNINNNKNNNNNNNNNNNNNKNNNNNNNNNNNNNNNNNNNNNNNNNKNNNNNNNNNNNNNKNNNSNNNNNNNNNNNNNNNNNNNNNNGNNNNNNNNNNNNNNNNNNNNNNNNNNNNNNNNNNKNNNSNNNNNNKNNNNNNNNNNNNNNTNNNNNNNNNNNNNNNNNNNNNNNNNNNNNNNNNNNNNNNNNNNNNNNNNNNNNNNNNNKNNNNNNNNNNNNNNNNNNNNNNNNNNNNNNNNNNNNNNNHNSNNNNNNNYYNNNNYNNNNNNNNNNNNNNNNNNNNNNNNNNNNNNNNNNNNNNNNN; from the coding sequence aataataataataataacaataataataacaataataataataataaaaataataacaataataataataataaaaataataacaataataataacaataataataataataataacaataataataacaataataatattaataataataataatattaataataacaagaataataataacaataataataataacaataataataacaagaataataacaataataataacaataataataataacaataataataacaataataataataataacaataataataaaaataataataataataacaataataataacaacaataataaaaacaataatagcaataataataataataataacaataataataataacaataataataataataataacaataataatggcaataataataacaataataataataacaataataacaacaataataataacaataataataataacaataataacaacaacaataataacaataataataataaaaacaataatagcaataataataacaataataaaaataacaataataacaataataataataataataataataacactaataataataacaataataacaataacaataacaataataacaacaacaataataataataacaataataataacaacaacaacaacaacaacaacaataataataataataataacaacaacaacaacaataataataataataataacaataataacaataataacaataataaaaataataacaataataataataataacaataataataacaataataataataacaataataataataataacaataataataataacaataataataacaataataataataataaccataatagcaataataataacaataataattattataacaataataattataacaataataataataataataataacaataataacaataataataataataacaataataataataataataacaataataataataataacaataataataataataataacaataataat